One Candidatus Omnitrophota bacterium genomic window carries:
- a CDS encoding NADH-quinone oxidoreductase subunit D, with product MNDATETRTMLLNVGPSHPAMHGVIRLIMELDGEKIVGTEVEIGYLHRAFEKSCEQVGWQQVFPYTDRLNYVSPLINNVGYAMAVEKLMGIEAPERAEYIRTIMSELSRVSDHLTCVGASAMELGAFTVFLYMIKAREYMWELIEQVCGARLTISYARVGGVKADLPGGFAERARAASDKVLAVLSDVDKLVTRNRIFVDRLSGTGVISQELALEYAISGPFLRSTGVDYDVRKDQPYSVYDRLDFDVPVGTKGDNYDRYLCRMEEMRQSLRIVRQCLEQMPKGPVSLDRKKMDAAQMVDEAKIGRTEGFHQVEVAADPTLEGGQRGPHEQVRTESRGVSLPSKEETYGNIEGLMNHFKLIMLGHGVIPPRGEVYHAVEGANGELGFYVVSDGTDYPYRVRVHPPCLPIMQALPDILRGEQMADVVATFGSVNMIAGELDR from the coding sequence ATGAACGACGCAACCGAAACCCGCACCATGCTATTGAATGTCGGCCCTTCCCATCCGGCCATGCACGGCGTCATCCGCCTGATCATGGAGCTGGACGGCGAGAAGATCGTGGGCACGGAAGTGGAGATCGGCTACCTGCACCGCGCTTTTGAGAAAAGCTGCGAACAGGTGGGCTGGCAGCAGGTCTTTCCCTATACAGACCGGCTCAACTATGTTTCCCCGCTCATCAATAACGTGGGCTATGCCATGGCCGTGGAAAAGCTCATGGGCATTGAGGCCCCGGAGCGCGCGGAATACATTCGCACGATCATGAGCGAGCTGTCCCGTGTGTCCGATCACCTCACGTGCGTCGGGGCTTCGGCTATGGAGCTGGGAGCTTTCACGGTCTTCCTCTATATGATTAAAGCGCGTGAATACATGTGGGAGCTGATCGAGCAGGTCTGCGGGGCGCGGCTCACCATCAGCTATGCGCGCGTGGGCGGCGTGAAAGCGGATTTGCCCGGGGGTTTTGCGGAGCGCGCGCGCGCGGCCTCAGATAAGGTGCTTGCTGTGCTCAGCGACGTGGACAAGCTGGTGACGCGCAACCGCATTTTTGTGGATCGTTTGAGCGGCACCGGAGTGATCTCGCAGGAACTTGCCCTGGAGTATGCGATCAGCGGGCCGTTCCTGCGCTCCACCGGCGTGGACTATGACGTGCGCAAGGACCAACCGTATTCGGTTTACGACCGGCTGGATTTTGATGTGCCTGTGGGAACCAAGGGCGACAACTATGACCGCTATTTGTGCCGCATGGAAGAGATGCGCCAATCTTTGCGCATTGTGCGGCAGTGTCTGGAGCAGATGCCCAAAGGACCTGTGAGTTTGGACCGGAAGAAGATGGATGCTGCGCAAATGGTGGACGAAGCGAAGATAGGCCGTACCGAGGGCTTTCATCAGGTTGAGGTTGCGGCGGATCCCACTCTGGAGGGCGGGCAGCGCGGGCCGCATGAGCAGGTGCGTACGGAAAGCCGCGGCGTGAGTTTGCCTTCCAAGGAAGAGACCTACGGCAATATTGAAGGCCTCATGAATCACTTTAAGCTCATTATGCTGGGGCACGGGGTGATCCCGCCGCGCGGCGAGGTGTACCACGCGGTGGAGGGTGCCAACGGGGAGCTTGGTTTTTACGTGGTGAGCGACGGCACGGATTATCCGTATCGCGTGCGCGTGCATCCGCCTTGCCTGCCCATTATGCAGGCCTTGCCGGATATCTTGAGGGGAGA
- a CDS encoding NADH-quinone oxidoreductase subunit C, producing the protein MASPDKIIQTLKDKFPKKLLGTRVWRSEATVTLEPGLLVDVCRFLKADPQMRFNILRDLTAVDYETFWNGTSGRASLTAFGSPLPPEAHTRPAEDEGGWSTEAGKRWRFEVVYHLFSLPKKHRVRLKVPLPRRNPSVPTLAGVWLSANWYEREVWDMFGIHFEGHPDLKRLLMYEEFEGHPLRKDYPYDRRQPLIGPQN; encoded by the coding sequence ATGGCCTCCCCGGATAAAATCATTCAGACTCTCAAAGACAAATTCCCCAAGAAGCTGCTGGGCACACGCGTCTGGCGCAGCGAGGCCACTGTCACTCTGGAGCCGGGGCTCCTGGTGGATGTGTGCCGTTTCTTGAAGGCAGACCCGCAGATGCGTTTTAACATACTCCGGGATTTGACGGCCGTGGATTACGAAACATTTTGGAATGGCACCAGCGGCCGCGCATCGCTCACGGCCTTTGGTTCCCCCTTGCCGCCTGAGGCGCACACACGCCCGGCTGAGGACGAAGGCGGGTGGAGCACAGAGGCGGGCAAGCGCTGGCGCTTCGAAGTCGTCTACCATTTATTCTCTTTGCCCAAGAAGCACCGCGTGCGTTTGAAGGTGCCGCTCCCGCGCCGGAATCCCAGCGTGCCGACGCTGGCCGGCGTGTGGCTCAGCGCCAATTGGTATGAGCGCGAGGTGTGGGACATGTTTGGTATCCATTTTGAGGGCCACCCGGATCTGAAACGTCTTTTGATGTATGAGGAATTTGAGGGGCATCCTTTGCGGAAGGATTATCCCTACGACCGGCGGCAACCGCTGATCGGGCCGCAGAATTGA
- the nuoB gene encoding NADH-quinone oxidoreductase subunit NuoB has protein sequence MANESALSFLTSKLDSAIGWARKYSIFQYPFVTACCGMEYMATACSHYDIDRFGAGFPRFSPRQSDVLFVVGTISHKMAPVLKEIYDQMCEPKWVVAFGVCTCTGGFYDNYSTVQGIDTIIPVDIYIPGCPPRPENVLDGLMKLQDKIQHVKVA, from the coding sequence ATGGCTAACGAATCCGCACTCTCATTTCTTACTTCTAAATTAGACAGCGCGATTGGCTGGGCGCGGAAGTATTCCATTTTCCAATACCCCTTTGTCACCGCTTGTTGCGGCATGGAATACATGGCCACCGCCTGCTCGCACTACGATATCGACCGCTTTGGCGCGGGCTTCCCGCGCTTCTCGCCGCGCCAGTCCGACGTGCTCTTTGTGGTGGGCACGATCAGCCACAAGATGGCGCCCGTCCTGAAGGAGATTTACGACCAGATGTGCGAGCCGAAATGGGTGGTTGCTTTCGGCGTTTGCACTTGCACGGGCGGGTTTTACGACAACTACTCCACGGTACAGGGCATTGACACGATCATTCCCGTGGATATTTACATTCCCGGTTGTCCTCCCCGTCCTGAAAATGTCCTGGACGGGCTGATGAAGCTCCAGGACAAAATCCAACACGTTAAAGTGGCATAA